The following are from one region of the Arcobacter defluvii genome:
- a CDS encoding putative nucleotidyltransferase substrate binding domain-containing protein: MSILEQKTFISSIHPFKNLTTDQIDTFVENMDIVYFKENETVQAQGSLPQTLFFILKGVIQEKQDDEVLSIYSKNEIFDSISLIENYSKNSFVTTEETICYTLPREIFINILHENQELENYFFQSISEKLNNNILHEKNKEMANIMIAKVKDAKIHKAVIIDTKKSIFEAANIIKKEKIPTILLKDELGEMYIVTDSDFRQKVILNRMNFDDEVIKIATKGLIYINEEDFLFNAQLIMAKHGVKRVVVKNDKDEIIGILDQISLSSFFATNIFSVSNQIVKAETVEELKEASLSFIKIIKSLNAKGVKIEFISKLINQLNKKLLDKLYKILAPKELYEKSCLVVMGSEGRGEQILKTDQDNALILSDDCAMEENELQKFTSKFTETLVDFGFPRCEGNIMVSNPYWCRKKSDFKDLIYSWINEPTGDNFMNIAIFYDAVYVSGDKDLITGLKEYLFKISSNSQTFYALFAKVILSFDVPLGFFDGFVFNSKDNKHKNEIDIKRGGIFIIVQGIRSLSLENKIFNTNTAKRIKKLVEIGIIEEEFAKELTMAFNFLTNLKLKSNLEKLDKNIEIDNYINPNNLNTMEKDLLKESFKIVNKLKKKLEFHFKLNYV; encoded by the coding sequence ATGAGTATATTAGAACAAAAAACATTTATCTCTTCGATCCATCCATTTAAAAATTTAACAACAGATCAAATTGATACTTTCGTTGAAAATATGGATATTGTGTATTTTAAAGAGAATGAGACAGTACAAGCTCAAGGAAGTTTACCTCAAACACTTTTTTTTATATTAAAAGGAGTAATTCAAGAAAAACAAGATGATGAAGTTTTATCAATATACTCAAAAAATGAAATTTTCGATTCAATATCTTTAATAGAAAATTATTCAAAAAATAGTTTTGTGACTACAGAAGAGACCATTTGTTATACTCTTCCAAGAGAGATTTTTATAAATATACTTCATGAAAATCAAGAGTTAGAGAACTATTTTTTCCAATCCATTTCAGAAAAACTTAACAATAATATTTTACATGAGAAAAACAAAGAAATGGCAAATATTATGATTGCAAAAGTTAAAGATGCAAAAATTCATAAAGCTGTGATTATAGATACAAAAAAATCTATTTTTGAAGCAGCAAATATTATCAAAAAAGAAAAAATTCCAACTATTTTATTAAAAGATGAATTAGGAGAAATGTATATTGTAACTGATTCTGATTTTAGACAAAAAGTTATTTTAAATAGAATGAATTTTGATGATGAAGTTATAAAAATTGCTACAAAAGGTCTTATTTATATAAATGAAGAAGATTTTTTATTTAATGCCCAATTAATAATGGCAAAACATGGAGTGAAAAGAGTTGTTGTAAAAAATGATAAAGATGAAATTATTGGGATTTTAGATCAAATATCTTTATCTTCTTTTTTTGCTACAAACATTTTTTCTGTTTCAAATCAAATAGTAAAAGCTGAAACAGTTGAAGAACTAAAAGAAGCTTCGTTATCTTTTATTAAAATAATAAAATCTCTAAATGCAAAAGGTGTAAAAATTGAGTTTATCTCTAAACTAATAAATCAATTAAATAAAAAACTTTTAGATAAATTATATAAAATTCTTGCACCTAAAGAATTATATGAGAAATCTTGTTTAGTTGTTATGGGAAGTGAAGGAAGAGGAGAACAAATTCTAAAAACTGACCAAGATAATGCTTTGATTTTATCAGATGATTGTGCAATGGAGGAGAATGAATTACAAAAATTTACATCAAAATTTACAGAGACACTTGTTGATTTTGGGTTTCCTAGATGTGAAGGAAACATAATGGTTTCTAATCCTTATTGGTGTAGAAAAAAATCTGATTTTAAAGATTTAATTTATTCATGGATAAATGAACCAACTGGTGACAACTTCATGAACATAGCAATTTTTTACGATGCGGTATATGTTTCAGGTGATAAAGATTTAATCACTGGATTAAAAGAATATCTATTTAAAATATCTTCTAATAGTCAAACTTTTTATGCACTTTTTGCAAAAGTGATATTAAGTTTTGATGTTCCATTAGGTTTCTTTGATGGTTTTGTTTTTAATAGTAAAGATAATAAACATAAAAATGAAATAGATATAAAAAGAGGTGGAATTTTTATCATCGTTCAAGGTATTAGATCTCTAAGTTTAGAAAATAAGATTTTTAATACAAACACCGCAAAAAGAATAAAAAAGTTAGTTGAAATAGGAATTATTGAAGAAGAATTTGCCAAAGAATTAACAATGGCTTTCAATTTTTTAACAAATTTGAAATTAAAATCAAATTTAGAAAAACTTGACAAGAATATTGAAATAGATAACTATATCAACCCTAATAATTTAAATACTATGGAAAAAGATTTATTAAAAGAATCTTTTAAAATTGTAAATAAATTAAAGAAAAAATTAGAATTTCACTTTAAGTTAAACTATGTTTAG
- a CDS encoding cation acetate symporter translates to MLRIVTILSLFAFALFAAGDATFDGPKRDLNISAIIMFFIFIAGTLAITKWAASKTKSASDFYTAGGGISGFQNGMAIAGDYMSAASFLGISGMIYLNGYDGLIYAVGFLVGWPVILFLMAEKLRNLGKFTFTDIAAYRLDQTKIRILAAFGSLSVVTLYLIAQMVGAGKLIQVLFGMNYEYAVILVGVMMIIYVTFGGMLATTWVQIIKAVLLLSGVTFMGFMVLSHFGFSFEALATKAVESHTKGQAIMAPGGFISDPISAISLGMALMLGTAGLPHILMRFFTVGNAKEARKSVVYATGFIGYFYLIIAVIGLGAIVYLNSPEGAQYYVDGKLFGGGNMAAIHLSHVVGGDIFLGFISAVAFATILAVVSGLTLAGASSISHDIYAIVVKKGKATEADEIKVSKRSVIIIGIVGVILGIAFEKQNIAFMVGLAFAIAASANFPILFLSIYWKKLTTRGAFIGGFIGLLTAVILVILSPTVWKDILGNAEAIFPYKHPALFSVTIAFISIWFFSITDKSEQAKQEIEAYEAQNVRAETGIGADGAVAH, encoded by the coding sequence ATGTTAAGAATTGTTACAATATTAAGCTTATTTGCATTTGCATTATTTGCAGCAGGGGATGCAACATTTGATGGACCAAAAAGAGATTTAAATATCTCAGCAATTATAATGTTCTTTATTTTTATTGCTGGAACATTAGCTATTACAAAATGGGCAGCTAGCAAAACTAAATCTGCAAGTGATTTTTATACAGCTGGTGGAGGAATTTCAGGTTTCCAAAATGGTATGGCGATTGCTGGAGATTATATGTCTGCTGCATCTTTTTTAGGTATTTCAGGTATGATTTATTTAAATGGATATGATGGTTTAATTTATGCCGTTGGATTTTTAGTTGGTTGGCCTGTAATTTTATTTTTAATGGCTGAAAAATTAAGAAACTTAGGTAAATTTACATTTACTGATATTGCAGCATATAGATTAGATCAAACAAAAATCAGAATTTTAGCAGCATTTGGTTCATTATCAGTTGTTACATTATATTTAATTGCTCAAATGGTAGGAGCTGGAAAACTAATTCAAGTTCTATTTGGTATGAATTATGAATATGCAGTTATCCTTGTTGGGGTTATGATGATTATTTATGTAACATTTGGTGGAATGTTAGCAACAACTTGGGTACAAATTATTAAAGCTGTTTTATTACTTTCAGGTGTTACGTTTATGGGATTCATGGTGTTATCTCATTTTGGATTCTCTTTTGAAGCACTTGCAACAAAAGCTGTAGAAAGTCACACAAAAGGTCAAGCTATTATGGCTCCAGGTGGATTTATCTCAGATCCAATTTCTGCTATTTCATTAGGTATGGCATTAATGTTAGGTACTGCTGGATTACCACATATTTTAATGAGATTCTTTACAGTTGGTAATGCAAAAGAAGCAAGAAAATCTGTTGTTTATGCAACTGGATTTATTGGTTATTTCTATTTAATTATTGCAGTTATTGGATTGGGAGCTATTGTATATTTAAATTCTCCAGAAGGTGCTCAATATTATGTTGATGGTAAACTTTTTGGTGGTGGAAATATGGCTGCTATTCACTTATCTCATGTTGTTGGTGGAGATATATTCTTAGGATTTATTTCAGCTGTTGCATTTGCTACTATTTTAGCTGTTGTATCAGGATTAACACTTGCAGGAGCATCTTCAATTTCACATGATATTTATGCGATTGTTGTGAAAAAAGGAAAAGCAACTGAAGCAGATGAAATCAAAGTTTCAAAAAGATCAGTTATTATTATTGGTATTGTTGGAGTTATTTTAGGAATTGCATTTGAAAAACAAAATATTGCATTCATGGTTGGTCTTGCTTTTGCTATTGCAGCATCAGCTAACTTCCCTATTTTATTCTTATCAATTTATTGGAAAAAATTAACAACTAGAGGAGCATTTATTGGTGGATTTATTGGTCTATTAACTGCTGTAATTTTAGTTATTTTAAGTCCAACTGTATGGAAAGATATTTTAGGTAATGCAGAAGCTATATTCCCATATAAACACCCTGCATTATTTTCTGTAACTATTGCATTCATATCTATTTGGTTCTTTTCTATCACAGATAAGTCTGAACAAGCTAAACAAGAAATTGAAGCTTATGAAGCACAAAATGTTAGAGCTGAAACTGGTATTGGTGCTGATGGAGCTGTTGCTCATTAA
- a CDS encoding 3'-5' exonuclease, whose product MFRTIKNYFNKKNLKDQKYLFLFDKSFDNEYVCFDCETTGLNPKKDDIISIGAVIIKDNTIVSSKKFIKFIKPKTKLQAEAIKIHHIRECDLNDAEEIDEVITEFIDFIGNRPLVGYFLEFDIAMINKYLKPKLGITLPNKAYEVSEIYHDYKIEIIPQSHIDLRFNSIMEELNIPNLGKHDAYNDAIMTAMIFIKLKNLPNIKIK is encoded by the coding sequence ATGTTTAGAACTATTAAAAATTATTTTAATAAAAAAAATTTAAAAGATCAAAAATATCTATTTTTGTTTGATAAATCTTTTGATAATGAATATGTATGTTTTGATTGTGAAACAACAGGACTTAATCCAAAAAAAGATGACATTATCTCAATTGGAGCAGTTATTATAAAAGATAATACGATTGTATCTAGTAAAAAATTTATAAAATTTATAAAACCAAAAACAAAACTTCAAGCTGAAGCTATAAAAATACATCATATAAGAGAGTGTGATTTAAATGATGCTGAAGAGATAGATGAAGTTATCACTGAATTTATTGATTTCATTGGAAATCGACCATTGGTTGGATATTTTTTAGAATTTGATATTGCAATGATAAATAAATATTTGAAACCAAAACTTGGGATTACTCTTCCCAATAAAGCTTATGAAGTTTCAGAAATTTATCATGATTATAAAATTGAAATTATCCCTCAATCACATATTGATTTGAGATTTAATTCTATTATGGAAGAACTAAATATACCAAATTTAGGAAAGCATGATGCATATAATGATGCAATCATGACTGCTATGATTTTCATAAAACTTAAAAATTTACCAAATATAAAAATAAAATAA
- a CDS encoding 3'-5' exonuclease, with protein sequence MLEKFFKNWNRKKLKNKKYDFLFDEPLADEYVSLDCETTGLNPKKDEILSIGAVLIKGNKILMRKTFNIFLKPVKNINAESIKIHQIRTVDLENALDPEDAIYQLLDFIGSRPIVGYYIKFDVTIISKYTKKYIGIKLPNDTIEVSTMYYRTRKRTSDYEFIDLKFDTILKNLNIPALGKHDALNDAIMTSMMFLKLKDLTPAKTTFYTN encoded by the coding sequence ATGTTAGAAAAATTTTTTAAAAACTGGAACAGAAAAAAGTTAAAAAACAAGAAATATGATTTCTTATTTGATGAACCTTTGGCAGATGAATATGTATCTTTAGATTGCGAAACTACAGGATTAAATCCTAAAAAAGACGAAATACTTTCAATTGGTGCAGTTTTAATAAAAGGAAATAAAATCTTAATGAGAAAAACATTTAATATTTTTTTAAAACCTGTAAAAAATATTAATGCAGAATCAATTAAAATTCATCAAATTAGGACAGTAGATTTAGAAAATGCACTTGATCCAGAAGATGCAATTTATCAACTATTAGATTTTATTGGATCAAGACCAATAGTAGGTTATTATATAAAATTTGACGTAACTATTATCTCAAAATATACAAAAAAATATATTGGAATAAAACTTCCAAATGATACTATTGAAGTTTCAACTATGTATTACAGAACAAGAAAAAGAACAAGTGATTATGAATTTATTGATTTAAAATTTGATACTATTTTAAAAAATTTAAATATACCTGCTTTAGGTAAACATGATGCATTAAATGATGCAATTATGACATCTATGATGTTTTTAAAATTAAAAGATTTAACTCCAGCAAAAACTACTTTTTACACTAATTAA
- a CDS encoding DUF485 domain-containing protein — translation MDKDLVNKIKSNPKYQELVSKRNSFSLILSLFVLAMFYSYVLVIAFDKELLATRIGDGVMTLAFPIGAAIILISFITTLIYVKRANSEFEDLTNEIKNDVKDLL, via the coding sequence ATGGATAAAGACTTAGTTAACAAAATTAAATCTAATCCTAAATATCAAGAGTTAGTTTCAAAAAGAAATTCATTTTCTTTAATACTATCACTTTTTGTATTAGCGATGTTTTATTCTTATGTTCTAGTTATCGCTTTTGATAAAGAATTACTAGCAACAAGAATTGGAGATGGGGTTATGACATTAGCATTTCCTATTGGCGCGGCAATTATTTTAATTAGTTTTATTACTACACTAATTTATGTAAAAAGAGCAAATAGTGAATTTGAAGATTTAACTAATGAAATTAAAAATGATGTTAAGGATTTATTATAA
- a CDS encoding DUF485 domain-containing protein: MNDELVERIESNPKYKELVSKRNGLGIKLGIFVLVMFYAYILVIAFDKELLSAKVGDGITTIAFPIALAILVISFITTLIYVRKANTEFEKLTNEIKKDVKDLI, translated from the coding sequence ATGAACGACGAACTGGTTGAGAGAATTGAATCTAATCCTAAATATAAAGAATTAGTTTCAAAAAGAAATGGCTTAGGAATTAAGCTTGGTATTTTTGTATTAGTTATGTTTTATGCATATATTTTAGTTATTGCATTTGACAAAGAACTTTTATCAGCAAAAGTTGGAGATGGTATAACAACTATTGCATTTCCTATTGCATTGGCAATTTTAGTAATTAGTTTTATTACAACATTAATTTATGTAAGAAAAGCAAACACTGAGTTTGAAAAATTAACTAATGAAATAAAAAAAGATGTAAAGGATTTAATATAA
- a CDS encoding cation acetate symporter, which produces MLKVLALISIIAISAFAAGDATFEATKRELNISAIIMFFVFIVGTLGITYWAARKTKSASDFYTAGGGISGFQNGLAIAGDYMSAAAFLGVSGLIYMKGYDGVIYAVSFLVGWPVILFFMAEKLRNLGKFTFADIAAYRLGQKEIRTLAAFGSLSVVILYLIAQMVGAGKLIQVLFGMEYEYAVFMVGALMIIYVTFGGMLATTWVQIIKACLLLSGVSFMAIMVLYSFDFSFEKLAVKAVENHTSGESILSPGGFISDPISAISLGMALMLGTAGLPHVLMRFFTVGNAKEARKSVVYATGFVAYFWVIITIVGFGAIAFLNSADGAQYFVDGKLFGGSNMASVHLSHMLGGNAFLGFISAVAFATILAVVSGLTLAGASAISHDIYANVINPNASDEKVVKISKITVIIIGIIGVTLGIAFESQNIAYMVGLAFGIAASANFPILFLSIYWSGLTTRGAFIGGFMGLITAVALVILGPNVWVQILGNEKAIFPYAHPALFSVTVAFVSIWFFSKLDNSPRAQKEKVLFRAQNVRANTGIGAAGAVSH; this is translated from the coding sequence ATGTTAAAAGTTTTAGCACTTATTTCAATTATTGCAATATCTGCATTTGCAGCAGGTGATGCAACTTTTGAAGCAACTAAAAGAGAGCTTAATATTTCTGCAATTATTATGTTTTTCGTATTTATTGTTGGTACATTAGGGATTACTTATTGGGCAGCAAGAAAAACAAAATCTGCAAGCGATTTTTATACAGCAGGTGGTGGAATTAGTGGATTTCAAAATGGTTTAGCAATTGCTGGAGATTATATGTCAGCTGCAGCTTTTTTAGGGGTTTCTGGTCTGATTTATATGAAAGGTTATGATGGAGTAATTTATGCTGTTTCATTTCTTGTTGGTTGGCCTGTTATTTTATTTTTCATGGCTGAAAAATTAAGAAATTTAGGTAAATTTACTTTTGCTGATATTGCAGCATACCGATTAGGACAAAAAGAGATTAGAACTCTTGCCGCATTTGGTTCATTATCAGTTGTTATTTTATATCTAATTGCACAAATGGTTGGAGCTGGAAAATTAATTCAAGTATTATTCGGTATGGAATATGAGTATGCTGTATTTATGGTTGGAGCATTAATGATTATTTATGTAACATTTGGGGGAATGCTAGCAACTACTTGGGTACAAATTATTAAAGCTTGTTTATTACTTTCTGGTGTTTCATTTATGGCAATTATGGTTTTATACAGTTTCGATTTTTCATTTGAAAAATTAGCTGTAAAAGCAGTTGAAAACCATACAAGTGGTGAGTCTATTTTAAGTCCTGGAGGATTTATTTCAGACCCAATTTCAGCTATTTCATTAGGTATGGCTTTAATGCTTGGAACAGCTGGACTTCCTCACGTTCTAATGAGATTTTTTACAGTTGGAAATGCAAAAGAAGCTAGAAAATCTGTAGTTTATGCAACTGGATTTGTTGCATATTTTTGGGTAATTATTACAATAGTTGGATTTGGAGCTATTGCATTTTTAAATTCAGCTGATGGAGCACAATATTTCGTTGATGGGAAATTATTTGGAGGAAGCAATATGGCTTCTGTTCATTTATCTCATATGTTAGGTGGAAATGCATTCTTAGGTTTTATTTCTGCTGTTGCTTTTGCTACTATTTTAGCAGTTGTTTCAGGTTTAACACTTGCAGGTGCTAGTGCTATATCACATGACATTTATGCAAATGTAATTAATCCAAATGCAAGTGATGAAAAAGTTGTAAAAATTTCAAAAATTACAGTTATTATAATTGGAATTATTGGAGTAACTTTAGGTATTGCATTTGAATCTCAAAATATTGCATATATGGTTGGATTAGCATTTGGAATTGCAGCGAGTGCAAACTTCCCTATTTTATTTTTATCTATTTACTGGAGTGGATTAACTACAAGAGGTGCATTTATAGGTGGATTTATGGGACTTATAACTGCTGTTGCACTTGTAATTTTAGGACCAAATGTATGGGTACAAATTTTAGGAAATGAAAAAGCAATTTTTCCTTATGCACACCCTGCACTATTCTCAGTAACTGTTGCATTTGTTTCTATTTGGTTCTTTTCTAAACTTGACAACTCGCCTAGAGCTCAAAAAGAAAAAGTATTATTTAGAGCTCAAAATGTAAGAGCAAATACAGGAATTGGTGCAGCAGGAGCTGTTTCTCACTAA
- a CDS encoding acetate/propionate family kinase: MLVFVLNAGSSSLKYQLINAETSELKASGLVERIGIDGILKHEVGENKKLTFELPIPTHKEAIELVLRILTNDETKVIDSIKEIQAIGHRVVHGGEYFKKSVLIDDDVVKKIENLIPLAPLHNPAHVLGIKICQELMPNVPNVATFDTAFHQTMPEENFLYAVPYGDYTEHHLRKYGFHGTSHYYVSNEAVKILNKKDSKIIVCHLGNGSSVCAVRDGKSISTSMGLTPLEGLIMGTRCGDIDAGVIPYLMEKKGLDTHQIINYLNKKSGILGVSGISSDLREVIKASNDGDKRSKITIEMLCSRIKKYLCSYAGLMHGVDAICFTAGIGENSDLIREKVCNGLDFMGIELDTEKNSIRKSGIREISKKTSKTKIYIIPTNEELVIAKDTFDLVKKK; the protein is encoded by the coding sequence ATGTTAGTATTTGTATTAAATGCAGGTTCATCGTCTTTAAAATACCAATTAATCAACGCAGAAACTTCTGAATTAAAAGCTAGTGGATTAGTAGAAAGAATTGGAATTGATGGAATTTTAAAACATGAAGTAGGAGAAAATAAAAAATTAACTTTTGAACTACCAATTCCTACACATAAAGAAGCAATTGAATTAGTACTAAGAATTTTAACAAATGATGAAACAAAAGTTATTGATTCTATAAAAGAGATTCAAGCAATTGGACACAGAGTTGTTCATGGTGGAGAATATTTTAAAAAATCTGTTTTAATTGATGATGATGTAGTTAAAAAGATTGAAAATTTAATTCCACTTGCTCCTTTACACAATCCTGCACATGTTCTTGGAATAAAAATTTGTCAAGAATTAATGCCAAATGTTCCTAATGTTGCAACATTTGATACAGCATTTCATCAAACAATGCCTGAAGAAAACTTTTTATATGCTGTTCCATATGGTGATTATACAGAGCATCATCTAAGAAAATATGGTTTTCATGGAACAAGTCACTATTATGTTTCAAATGAAGCTGTAAAAATTTTAAATAAAAAAGATTCTAAAATAATTGTTTGTCATCTTGGAAATGGTTCATCTGTTTGTGCAGTAAGAGATGGAAAATCAATAAGTACATCTATGGGATTAACTCCTCTTGAAGGATTAATAATGGGTACAAGATGTGGAGATATTGACGCAGGTGTTATTCCATATTTAATGGAAAAAAAAGGTTTAGATACTCATCAAATTATAAACTATCTAAATAAAAAATCAGGCATTTTAGGTGTTTCAGGTATTAGTTCAGATTTAAGAGAAGTTATAAAAGCTTCAAATGATGGCGATAAAAGATCAAAAATTACTATTGAAATGTTATGTTCAAGAATTAAAAAATATCTTTGCTCTTATGCTGGATTAATGCATGGAGTTGATGCCATTTGTTTTACAGCTGGAATAGGAGAGAATTCTGATTTAATAAGAGAAAAAGTTTGTAATGGATTAGATTTTATGGGAATTGAACTTGATACAGAAAAAAATAGTATAAGAAAATCTGGAATTAGAGAAATTAGCAAAAAAACTTCTAAAACAAAGATTTATATTATTCCAACAAATGAAGAACTTGTTATAGCAAAAGATACTTTCGATCTAGTAAAAAAGAAATAA
- a CDS encoding acetate/propionate family kinase, translating to MLVFVLNAGSSSLKYQLINAETSELKASGIVERIGIDGVLKHVVGENRKLTIEASIQSHKEAIELILETLTQGETKIIDSITEIQAVGHRVAHGGEFFKESTIVTDKVIKKIEELIPLAPLHNPANILGMKICRELMPNVPNVAVFDTAFHQTMPEVHFLFPVPHEDYTEHHLRKYGFHGTSHFYVSQEAIKLLDNKKESRIIVCHLGNGSSVCAVKDGKSLNTTMGLTPLGGLMMGTRSGDIDAGVIPYLMDRKGMDTHQIIDYLNKKSGILGVSGISSDLREIISAANDGDQRAQVTIDMMCNRVKKYICSYAGLLGGVDAICFTAGIGENSDLIRNKICHNLEFMGIELDNQKNQLKSNISREINRDTSKTKIFVIPTNEELVIAQDTYKLVK from the coding sequence ATGTTAGTATTTGTATTAAATGCTGGTTCATCATCTTTAAAATATCAATTAATCAATGCAGAGACATCTGAGTTAAAAGCTAGTGGAATTGTTGAAAGAATTGGAATTGATGGTGTATTAAAACATGTAGTTGGCGAAAATAGAAAATTAACTATAGAAGCATCTATTCAATCACATAAAGAAGCTATTGAGCTTATTTTAGAGACTCTTACTCAAGGTGAAACAAAAATTATTGATTCAATAACTGAAATTCAAGCTGTTGGGCATAGAGTTGCGCATGGTGGAGAGTTTTTCAAAGAATCAACAATCGTTACAGATAAAGTAATTAAAAAAATTGAAGAATTAATTCCTCTTGCACCTTTACATAATCCTGCAAATATTTTAGGAATGAAAATTTGTAGAGAATTAATGCCAAATGTTCCAAATGTTGCTGTTTTTGATACAGCATTTCATCAAACAATGCCAGAAGTTCATTTTTTATTTCCTGTTCCTCATGAAGATTATACAGAACATCATTTAAGAAAATATGGTTTCCATGGAACAAGTCACTTCTACGTTTCTCAAGAAGCAATCAAACTTTTAGATAATAAAAAAGAATCAAGAATTATAGTATGTCACTTAGGTAATGGTTCGTCTGTTTGTGCAGTCAAAGATGGAAAATCTTTAAATACAACAATGGGACTAACTCCATTAGGAGGTTTGATGATGGGAACTAGAAGTGGTGATATTGATGCAGGAGTTATTCCATATTTAATGGATAGAAAAGGTATGGATACACATCAAATTATTGATTATTTAAATAAAAAATCAGGTATTCTAGGTGTTTCTGGTATAAGTTCAGATTTAAGAGAAATTATTAGTGCAGCAAATGATGGTGATCAAAGAGCGCAAGTTACAATAGATATGATGTGTAATAGAGTAAAAAAATATATTTGTTCATATGCAGGTTTATTAGGTGGAGTTGATGCAATCTGTTTTACAGCTGGCATTGGAGAAAATTCTGATTTAATAAGAAATAAAATTTGTCATAATTTAGAATTTATGGGGATTGAACTTGATAACCAGAAAAATCAATTAAAATCTAATATAAGTAGAGAAATAAATAGAGATACTTCAAAAACAAAAATTTTTGTTATTCCAACAAATGAAGAATTAGTAATAGCACAAGATACATATAAACTTGTAAAATAG
- the pta gene encoding phosphate acetyltransferase has product MGLIESIKEKAKLQLRTIVLPEPEDERVLKAAQQVLEENTAKVVLIGNVETIKADAAKCGANIDGAAIVDPKNFDNIEKYIDELVQLRKSKNLSKEEATEIMLNEPRFFGCMMVRLGDADGLVAGSNSPTADVLKAAIQVIKTAPGINTVSSAFIMETADGKFGDNGLILFADCAVIPEPNSEQLADIACATAATASSVVGLEPRVAMLSFSTKGSASHPLVDKVQYACDILTERNVNFAFDGELQADAAIIESIGAKKAPGSKVAGKANILVFPDLQSGNIGYKLVQRFAGAEAHGPIVQGLNQPVNDLSRGCSVEDIANLVAITATQIK; this is encoded by the coding sequence ATGGGTTTAATTGAAAGTATCAAAGAAAAAGCGAAACTACAATTAAGAACTATTGTTCTACCAGAGCCAGAGGATGAAAGAGTTCTTAAAGCTGCTCAACAAGTTTTAGAAGAAAATACTGCAAAAGTTGTTTTAATTGGAAATGTTGAAACTATCAAGGCTGACGCTGCAAAGTGTGGAGCAAATATTGATGGAGCAGCAATAGTTGATCCTAAAAATTTTGATAATATTGAAAAATATATTGATGAATTAGTTCAATTAAGAAAAAGTAAAAATCTTTCAAAAGAAGAAGCAACTGAAATTATGTTAAATGAACCAAGATTTTTTGGTTGTATGATGGTAAGACTAGGAGATGCAGATGGATTAGTTGCAGGTTCAAATTCACCAACCGCTGATGTTTTAAAAGCTGCTATTCAAGTTATAAAAACTGCACCAGGAATCAATACTGTTTCTTCTGCTTTTATTATGGAAACTGCTGATGGAAAATTTGGAGATAATGGTTTAATTTTATTTGCAGATTGTGCAGTTATTCCTGAACCAAATTCTGAACAATTAGCTGATATTGCTTGTGCAACAGCTGCTACTGCAAGTTCTGTTGTAGGATTAGAACCTAGAGTTGCTATGTTATCATTTTCTACAAAAGGAAGTGCATCACACCCATTAGTTGATAAAGTTCAATATGCTTGTGATATTTTAACTGAAAGAAATGTAAATTTTGCATTCGATGGAGAATTACAAGCTGATGCAGCTATTATTGAATCAATTGGTGCTAAAAAAGCTCCAGGTTCAAAAGTTGCAGGAAAAGCTAATATTTTAGTTTTCCCTGATTTACAATCTGGAAATATTGGTTATAAACTTGTTCAAAGATTTGCAGGAGCAGAAGCTCACGGTCCAATCGTTCAAGGATTAAATCAACCAGTAAATGACCTTTCAAGAGGTTGTTCAGTTGAAGATATTGCAAACTTAGTTGCTATTACAGCAACACAAATCAAATAA